The DNA segment AAGTGTGGAAGAATATTTCAAGGAGATGGAGATGGCTATGATAAGAGCCAATGTAGAGAAGGATAGGGAAGCCACTATGgttaggttcctaaaggggctgaatCTTGATATTGCCAACATAGTGGAGCTACAACACTATGTAGAGCTTGATGACATGTTAAATATAGCAATCAAGATAGAAAAACaactaaagaagaagaaagcattcAACATGGGTGTAGGTATGAATTCGAGCAATAATGCTCCATGGAAACCGAATTGGAAGAAGGGTGAAACTTGTGATTCCAAGGTTGTTTCTaaggaaaagaaagagaagaCTAAGGGTGGAGAAAAGCCTAGTGTGACTGAGAAAGGCAAGGGACAGAATACCTTTAGTGGAAGAACTAGGGATATCCAATGTTTTAGGTGCCTATGGAAGGGACATTATGCATCTCAATGTCCTAACAAGAGGGTGATGGTGATGAGGCCGAATGGGAAGATCGAAtcagaagatgatgatgatgatgatactaGTGAGAGTATGCCTCCTTTGGAGGAAGCTAGTGATGTAGAGCATGCCGTGGGAGGTAATATTCTGGTGGTTAGGCGTGCACTAAGTGCACAAGTAAAGGAAGAAGAAGGAGATGCACtataaaggaaaaatattttccaCACTAGATGCTTGGTGAATGGTAAAACTTGTAGTATGATTGTAGATAATGGTAGTTGTGTGGATGTTGCCAGCACACTCATGGTTGGGAAGCTTAGCTTGCGCACCATCAAGCATCCTATACCATACAAGTTGCAATGGCTGAATGAATGTGGGGAAATTAAGGTGAACAAGCAAGTGATTTTGGCTTTTTCTATTGGAAGGTATAAGGATGAGGTGTTGTGTGATGTGGTGCCAATGCATGCTGGACATATTTTGCTAGGGAGACCATGGCAATATGATAGGAAAGTTGTGCACGATGGATTTAGGAACAGGTACTCCTTTGATCATGATGGACGAAGGGTTACTTTAGCAGCATTATCACCCGCACAAGCTTTTGAAGATCAATTAAGGATAAAAAAGACCATGAATGAGCAACAACAAAGAGAGGCCGAACTAAGAGtgcaaaaagagaaagaaagaaaagaaagagaggaaaaagtAAGAGGGAAAAATGagggagagaaagagaagagaggaAATTCAAAAAGAGTGAAACCAAAAGGAAAGTGCTCGGGGCAAAAAGAGAGTTGTGAGAAGAGTGGAGAGAATAAAGTTAGTTTGCTAGCAAAAGCCAAGGATGTGAGGACTGCATATTTTTCTAGTATGCCAATGGCTTTGCTAATTTGTAAGGGAGCTTACACCAATGTTTCTAACCTTGATCCATCCATTCCTAGTTTTGCTTTGCCCTATTGCAGGAGTTtgaggatgtcttccctgaagaatggaaaactgcctttaagactcaatatggactatatgaatggttagtcatgccatttggcttgACCAATGCACCTAGTACATTTATGAGGCTTATGAACCATGTGTTGCATGCTTTCCTAGGAAAATTTATTGTAGTGTATTTTGATGATATCCTAGTATATAGCCAAAATATGCATGATCATTTGCTGCACTTGAGACAAGTCTTTGAGGTGTTGAGAAAAGAGCACTTGTATGCCAATCTTAAAAAATGCACTTTCTATATGGACAAAGTTATTTTCTTAGGATTTATGGTGAGTGGCAAGGGAATTGAGGTTGATGAGGACAAGGTAAGAGCCATTAGAGAGTGGCCTACACCTAAGTCCATGTGATGTGAGGAGCTTCCATGGGTTTGCTAGTTTTTATAGGAGATTTTTAAAGGAATTTAGTACCATAGCTGCACCCTTGAATGAAGTTGTAAAAAAGAATGTGGGATTCAAGTGGGGGGAAGAACAAGAgcatgtaacacccttatattcggtagtgcgttctactgtttcggcgaCTGGTGTCTGTCTagatagctaggatgcttggaattatacttaaatgttattgaggagacataaaataatgaaatacaatagaggaaaatacaagaaaaacaaaggaaaaataagagaaatgaaatgtgattaagttaaacgagccaaaaaccgtagcgatgggttaccgcaccgggaagttgcgacgaggaccgttgactagccctagaccgcaggaaaccctgagaaatatttttaagatttaaataaacatctattgtggtatagttgacttagaaaatgtcaaagaaaatttaattaattagtacaaagaaaaatgaaaaatcgagaaaccgataaaaatcggtgttatcgaaaaattagaaatacaacccgaggaggggcattttggtcaattgacacatagagtggacttttgacctaaatgttcatgaaaaatttgtagtgttaaattttgaaaatgccatgaaaaatgaaatttaaaagtaaagtacaattaaaagagaaatggggGATTAATTTACAAATATGGAAACTTGGATTATTAAATGTTTAATGTGAGTTAGTGGGGCACTAAGTGGGATTATATAAACTATATAaagacagatttttccactaacacttcatgaatcttcttcttccttaaaaactTCATTTGGCCAAATTTAACTTCCCCTAAGAAATCTCCATTGACGTCCccaaaccaagctccatgcatccattTTTCAAGCCATTTTTCACATAATTTCCTTCATTAAGTTTAGTCTACACAACTTGGGAAGTGTTATGGCAGTAAAAAGAAGCAAgattggtgaggttttagcaagctccaataagaggtaagtacccattttcttcccttgcttaattaaaacttgtgttgaggttatgggtagtattttgggtgaagaaatttgaagaaatggttgagttatggactgtccatttttggcagccatgggaggtgagttgcttgagtttttcttacattaaattggtagtaattgatgggaattagtgttagTTGAGTCCATTTGAAGTGCTAGCAATTTAATCCTCTTGTATGTGTGAATTATGAATATAAAGTGAGATTATATAttgaaattgggaagcttgatgtatatgagcaattgggcagccttgtgatgtatggtagagtgtttaaattcatgaaataatttactGAATTATGGTATTAAGGATAGCAGTATGTGTATGTAATTATTGGTGGGAAATTAGATGTATTAATGAGaggtattcatgtgtatgtattgttgaagttggatattgtgaaatggaagtgtaaatggtgcattgccaattggttatattctgcccaaagttactataatgtaaaccaatgaatggttatggttagtaccaaatgcagaattaggtttggcaagtgaagtatggttagttgaatgtgtgaatggTTGATGCCTCAAAAatgaattaagggcagtatgcaaataagcctataaccctaagtgtgtgactccaattggtatgaggccaattggagaggcacaaaatgtgccaactttcatgttgaaagcctacctaaattctgtccagaaagtgacatgaaaattgaccaaatccggattggtgacattgcaaacctaaaaattgaccatttgaacagcagtcagtattttggccataactcactcaaaataggtctaaatgacctgaaatttattccatggagacatagagctacaactcttatgaagacaccaaagcctagaaattaacataagcaagtcaaaatgcttacacaagttcgggtataaaaactgccagaatcgaaaatgacctaaaaatgacctaagtttgccattttagtgcaatctgtccagcaatagtaaaatgaccataacttggtctagtaaactccaaatgacctaaaatttatggtaaaagttcactaagacacagacctacaagtttgtaattctgaccagaacccaaaaactgagggaactaggtcatccgtctAGGTCAAACaacataccaaaatccgataaattacaataaatgcaatacacttaaaaatgaaattggtaacatgtacgaacactaaaggactataaaatgtgactattgataacattaaaatttattcccttagagttcatcaaaggtcaacattataggttaactaatgaaagcaatagtactaaataaattaattattgaaccttattattagaaacaatttaactgagtactgaaacactttaaactgtatgttttagttgaaaaggatattgaaaagcataaggaacattgagtcaaggcctagaggcgactcaaaccaggtctgtgcataatactttttatattcactgcttttactagaaactttatttggagaaatgagttatgaataattttttattgttttggctttgggaattttatttgagaattattatgttgcctactttgtgaatgaaaattttgagataaaatatgtttagtggtatcagagcaaagtagggacggtgatacgtaacgcctacgattcctgggaactctcacgcgtgaactaTGGCGAAGCGTGACTCTCTGCACAGAAGCTTGTAGGGATGGCGATACATAACGCctacaagtgctctgataggtacactatattcctcctccatttatggggtgagtatgactatattcctccctcttagacttgccagtctgaggtgagtatggatgaatactcattagctagctagccacctccctcattgatttcgattagtggggtgagtttgccttgtcgtggtgtacaacatggcatgttcagaaaaatttgtgtcatgacctaagttgtgttattgattggcaacactgtgttattcaattgtttgatcaaatttctgttatatgagctttgaaaattgtgacatgaaattgtgaatcatttgaattgtaaattgttaataaatgttttataaaccgcattttaaattattattgcgcaccactgagcaaatttactcagcgatagcttttttattactgtcgcaggtaaacagacagataaagcagcagagtaggctgcttgtgacttcgcattgggattttgctgggtatattgagtataccacttccttgtaaatattattgtaatatatgtgaactatatgtatatattatacttggtcttgagtagttgtaaaataaagctataaattattttagcctgtaaaaatgttgtattatACTTCTCTCATCTCAGCTTttaaaatactcatttattttgcactttatctttggaattgctaaaagtgatattgaattgagtttgaactgtgttgaggacgctgatttgagttgagccatattggagtttgagattgaacaaatatattggaagtgctttttataggtttttgaaaaactgttttgctctaaatacagacagcactctgtcgaaatttttataaaatttgtggctatttcagacctgatgtgtgatttaacttcgattaaaaaaaattttaacatctgtcaaaagtactcaccattgtaaaaagaaataagaaaatgtttaaaatccattgtagtgtatttaatgggttatcagtagacgaagttggtaa comes from the Hevea brasiliensis isolate MT/VB/25A 57/8 chromosome 5, ASM3005281v1, whole genome shotgun sequence genome and includes:
- the LOC131180086 gene encoding uncharacterized protein LOC131180086 — encoded protein: MEMAMIRANVEKDREATMVRFLKGLNLDIANIVELQHYVELDDMLNIAIKIEKQLKKKKAFNMGVGMNSSNNAPWKPNWKKGETCDSKVVSKEKKEKTKGGEKPSVTEKGKGQNTFSGRTRDIQCFRCLWKGHYASQCPNKRVMVMRPNGKIESEDDDDDDTSESMPPLEEASDVEHAVGDNGSCVDVASTLMVGKLSLRTIKHPIPYKLQWLNECGEIKVNKQVILAFSIGRYKDEVLCDVVPMHAGHILLGRPWQYDRKVVHDGFRNRYSFDHDGRRVTLAALSPAQAFEDQLRIKKTMNEQQQREAELRVQKEKERKEREEKVRGKNEGEKEKRGNSKRVKPKGKCSGQKESCEKSGENKVSLLAKAKDVRTAYFSSMPMALLICKGAYTNVSNLDPSIPSFALPYCRRFMVSGKGIEVDEDKIECDASRVDIGAVLKQERRPIAYFNEKLSGATLNYSTYDKEMYALVPALETWQHYLWPKEFVIHSDHESLKYLKGQNKLNKRHAKWSEFIEGFEHVKEMYANDDGFGKVLAFYEHAAYDKFYRHNSFLFRENKLCVPKCLIRELLVKESHTGGLMGHFGVAKTLEILKEHF